The following are from one region of the Mauremys reevesii isolate NIE-2019 linkage group 2, ASM1616193v1, whole genome shotgun sequence genome:
- the LOC120398624 gene encoding prosaposin-like isoform X2, translating to MAPLLLLLWLGSALCAQELVPKQCLLGPEFWCRDPGTAAQCGRQQDCKLLEQHVPQDWHVREQALSIRCTICTNILKKLKSMVGDDPDEDSIVEAEDKLCGVVGRGLRRLCRYVMKKFKSKITEALQDGQDPKEICISLQMCRESPLTQGGLVPPSDACDLCLTFTSLAQPDLQHVRPGWDLGDVMNSTCKRHFGGSPRCNDFVSTYQARLLQGLRVPQDPLTTCVDAEACQVPEESAQGETSSGIDTWTWP from the exons ATGGcccctctcctcctgctcctctggctgggcTCAG CCCTCTGCGCCCAGGAGCTGGTCCCCAAGCAATGCCTGCTGGGCCCTGAGTTTTGGTGCAGGGATCCAGGCACAGCGGCTCAGTGTGGACGGCAGCAGGACTGCAAGCTCCTCGAGCAGCACGTGCCCCAG GACTGGCACGTCCGGGAGCAGGCTCTTTCCATCAGGTGCACCATCTGCACCAACATCCTGAAGAAGCTGAAGTCTATGGTCGGTGACGACCCCGACGAG GACTCCATCGTTGAGGCCGAGGACAAGCTCTGTGGAGTTGTGGGCAGGGGTCTGCGGCGCCTCTGCCGCTACGTGATGAAGAAGTTCAAATCCAAGATCACGGAGGCGCTGCAGGACGGGCAGGACCCCAAGGAGATCTGTATCAGCCTGCAGATGTGCCGGGAGTCCCCACTCACCCAAG GTGGCCTGGTGCCCCCCAGCGATGCCTGTGACCTCTGCCTGACCTTcaccagcctggcccagcccgaCCTCCAGCATGTGAGGCCCGGCTGGGACCTTGGAGACGTCATGAACAGCACATGCAAGCGGCACTTTGGGGGTTCCCCCAGG TGCAACGACTTTGTTTCGACCTACcaagccaggctgctgcagggtCTGAGGGTGCCCCAGGACCCGCTCACCACCTGTGTG GATGCAGAGGCCTGCCAGGTGCCGGAGGAGTCCGCCCAAGGAGAGACCAGCTCTGGCATCGACACCTGGACATGGCCGTGA
- the LOC120398624 gene encoding prosaposin-like isoform X1 — protein sequence MAPLLLLLWLGSALCAQELVPKQCLLGPEFWCRDPGTAAQCGRQQDCKLLEQHVPQQDWHVREQALSIRCTICTNILKKLKSMVGDDPDEDSIVEAEDKLCGVVGRGLRRLCRYVMKKFKSKITEALQDGQDPKEICISLQMCRESPLTQGGLVPPSDACDLCLTFTSLAQPDLQHVRPGWDLGDVMNSTCKRHFGGSPRCNDFVSTYQARLLQGLRVPQDPLTTCVDAEACQVPEESAQGETSSGIDTWTWP from the exons ATGGcccctctcctcctgctcctctggctgggcTCAG CCCTCTGCGCCCAGGAGCTGGTCCCCAAGCAATGCCTGCTGGGCCCTGAGTTTTGGTGCAGGGATCCAGGCACAGCGGCTCAGTGTGGACGGCAGCAGGACTGCAAGCTCCTCGAGCAGCACGTGCCCCAG CAGGACTGGCACGTCCGGGAGCAGGCTCTTTCCATCAGGTGCACCATCTGCACCAACATCCTGAAGAAGCTGAAGTCTATGGTCGGTGACGACCCCGACGAG GACTCCATCGTTGAGGCCGAGGACAAGCTCTGTGGAGTTGTGGGCAGGGGTCTGCGGCGCCTCTGCCGCTACGTGATGAAGAAGTTCAAATCCAAGATCACGGAGGCGCTGCAGGACGGGCAGGACCCCAAGGAGATCTGTATCAGCCTGCAGATGTGCCGGGAGTCCCCACTCACCCAAG GTGGCCTGGTGCCCCCCAGCGATGCCTGTGACCTCTGCCTGACCTTcaccagcctggcccagcccgaCCTCCAGCATGTGAGGCCCGGCTGGGACCTTGGAGACGTCATGAACAGCACATGCAAGCGGCACTTTGGGGGTTCCCCCAGG TGCAACGACTTTGTTTCGACCTACcaagccaggctgctgcagggtCTGAGGGTGCCCCAGGACCCGCTCACCACCTGTGTG GATGCAGAGGCCTGCCAGGTGCCGGAGGAGTCCGCCCAAGGAGAGACCAGCTCTGGCATCGACACCTGGACATGGCCGTGA